A section of the Oryza sativa Japonica Group chromosome 1, ASM3414082v1 genome encodes:
- the LOC136355506 gene encoding uncharacterized protein has translation MRITTRLSFSAYSWLTTKRRNSAEPEKRRKSAHNKKPNVADWRKNDNDKSENDYSVSNKIASELQRRLKIDGSAPITLLDTLLKEDALNQADHVVIILNQTKTMIAASVPANSVSARTPTGSRVPHLRSQDYHQPSLSITGAGSSRRSRGHDERSVRSPPEQYMEHRVERPHSPHRRRPVDLRDTINQRRTARGYHSPDRYDDDMDRVAAFTNDLRRVNWPTGFKPTGIEKYDGTTNPESWLTVYGLAIRAAGGDRKVMANYLPVALADSARSWLHGLPRGTIGSWAELRDHFIANFQGTFERPGTHFDLYNIIQKSGETLRDYIRRFSEQRNKISDITDDVIIAAFTKSIRHEDLVGKFGRKPPKMIKQMFEKANEYAKAEDAITASKQSGTIWKPRKDTPTA, from the exons atgaggataactacacgcctctctttttcggcgtattcatggctgacaacgaaacgGAGGAACAGCGCCGAGCCCGAGAAACGGAGGAAGAGCGCACACAACAAGAAAccgaacgtcgccgactggaggaagaaCGACAACGACAAGAGCGAGAACGactacagcgtgagcaacaagaTCGCGAGCGAgttgcaaaggaggctgaagatcgacggcAGCGCGC caatcactctcctcgacaccctcctcaaggaagacgcactcaatcaagctgatcatgttgtcatcatcttgaaccagacgaagaccatgatcgctgccTCGGTTCCAGCCAACTCCGTAAGTGCCCGCACcccgactggtagccgagtccctcatcttcgatctcaagactatcaccaGCCAAGCCTTAGCATTACCGGCGCCGGGTccagtcgcaggagcaggggacaTGATGAACGATCTGTTCGTTCGCCTCCTGAACAATATATGGAGCACCGAGTTGAACGACCACACTCCCCACATCGAAGGCGCCctgtcgatcttcgcgacaccatCAACCAGCGCCGCACGGCAAGAGGCTATCATTCACCGGATCGCTATGACGACGACATGGACAgagttgctgccttcacaaATGATCTGCGTCGAGTGAATTGGCCAACCGGctttaagccgactggaatcgagaaataTGACGGCACCACCAACCCGGAATcctggctcaccgtctacggtcttgcaattcgcgcagcaggaggagaccgCAAAGTCATGGCAAATTATCTGCCAGTGGCCTTGGCGGATTCTGCCCGGTCCTGGCTTCACGGGTTACCCCGCGGCACAATCGGATCATGGGCAgaactacgcgaccacttcatcgccaacttccaaggcactttTGAACGCCCTGGTACACACTTTGATCTCTACAACAtcattcagaagtctggagaaacccttcgagattacatccgacgcttctccgagcaacgcaacaagatctccgacatcaccgacgacgtcatcatcgccgcctttaCTAAAAGCATTCGCCACgaggacctagtcggcaagtttggACGCAAACCTCCCAAGATGATCaagcagatgtttgaaaaagccaacgagtatgccaaagccgaagatgctattACTGCATCTAAACAGTCGGGCACCATTTGGAAGCCAAGGAAAGACACGCCGACCGCATga